One region of Arvicola amphibius chromosome 3, mArvAmp1.2, whole genome shotgun sequence genomic DNA includes:
- the LOC119810697 gene encoding 60S ribosomal protein L37-like produces MTKGTSSFGKRRNKTHTWCRRCGSKAYHLQKSTCGKCGYPAKRKRKYNWSARAKRRNTTGTGQRRHRTIVYRRFRHGFREGTTPKPKRAAVAASSSS; encoded by the coding sequence ATGACGAAAGGAACGTCATCCTTCGGAAAGCGTCGCAACAAGACGCACACGTGGTGCCGCCGCTGTGGCTCTAAGGCCTACCACCTTCAGAAGTCTACCTGTGGCAAATGTGGCTACCCTGCCAAGCGCAAGAGAAAGTATAACTGGAGTGCCAGGGCTAAGAGACGAAACACTACCGGGACTGGACAGAGGAGGCACCGAACAATTGTCTACCGAAGATTCAGACATGGATTCCGTGAAGGGACAACCCCTAAACCCAAGAGGGCAGCTGTTGCAGCATCCAGTTCATCTTGA